The Streptomyces sp. NBC_00286 nucleotide sequence ACTTCCTCGCGGAGGTCGAGGAGGCCGAGCTCGACGACCTCCGCCGCCTCGCCGCCGAACACGGCGTGGAGGTCGCGTCACGCGTCTGATTCAGCTCGTACGAAAGCGGGGCCCCGGCAGATCCAGACCGGGGCCCCGCTCCTTTTTTGGGCGGCTCGGTTCGCCTCCGGGGCGCAGCTGTATCGATATGCGCCTACCGGCGCGTGGCTGTGTCGAGAACCCCACCGTGCTCGACCCTCCTTCGTCGGGCACTCCGCGCTCCCCCAGACTTCGTCCGGGGGGACCCCACGCGCTCTCGACACAGGCGCGCCCCTTCGGCTCACTCGCTGCCGCTGTTGTACGCGGTGTCAGTCGGCGGGAGCTCGCCGGTGGTCCGTACCGTCAGTCGTGCCAGGCGCCCAGTTCCTCCAGGCGCCTCTGGAGTGGCTCGAAGAGGCCGGGTGGGGCCGCGATGGTCAGGTCCGGTGAGAGGGGCTCTCCGGGGCGGCCACCGGTGAGGGCGCCCGCCTCCCGGGCTATCAGGTCACCGGCCGCGTAATCCCAGGGGTTCAGCCCGCGCTCGTAGTACGCGTCCAGGCGGCCCGTCGCCACATCGCACAGGTCGATCGCGGCCGAGCCGCCGCGGCGGATGTCCCGCACCTGAGGGATGAGCTGCCGGACCACCTCGGCCTGCCGGGCCCGGCGCTCGGCGAGATAGCCGAAGCCGGTGCCGACGAGGGCCAGACCGAAGGCGGGGGCGGGCCGCACGCGCGCGGGACGGTCGTTGACGTAGGCGCCCTCGCCCAGGACGGCCCGGCAGGTCTCACCGCGCATCGGGGCGTGCACCACGCCGACGACCGTCTCGCCGTCCTTGCGGGCCGCGATGCTGACGGCCCAACTGGGTAGTCCGTACAGGTAGTTGACCGTTCCGTCGATGGGGTCGATGACCCACTGGATCCCGCTGCTGCCCTCGACGCTGGCGCCCTCCTCGCCGACGACCCCGTCGTCGGGCCTGAGGTCGGCGATCAGGCCGGTGATCAGCTTCTCGGAGGCGATGTCCATCTCGGTGACGACATCGGCGGCACTGGACTTGGTCGCGGCCACGCCGAGATCGTCGGGGCGGCCGTCGCGCAGGAAGGCGCCCGCGTGGTGCGCCGCGTCGAGCGCGATCTGCAGGAGTTCGGCCTTGAGCGGGTCGCTCGCGGTGTCGGTCACGGTGCTCCTCAGGCGTACGGGCTGTCGGCGCCCGCGGCGGCGGGCTTCGGGGCGCGGGCGGGGCAGCAGCCCACGGGGCATACGTCATGGCTCGGCCCCAGCTCACCGAGGGCGCAGAGCCGCACATCGCGGCCGCTCTCTGTGGCGGCCCGCTCCACGACGAGCTCGCGTATCGCGGCCGCGAACCGCGGGTCGGCGCCCACGGTGGCCGAGCGGCGCACCGGCAGGCCCAGCTCCTCGGCCTTGGCCTTCGCTTCCGTGTCGAGGTCGTACATGACCTCCATGTGGTCCGAGACGAACCCGATGGGTGCCATCACGACCGCCAGCACCCCGGCGCCGTGCAGCTCCTCCAGGTGATCGCAGATGTCCGGCTCCAGCCAGGGGATGTGCGGGGCACCGGAGCGGGACTGGTAGACGAGCTGCCAGGGGTGGTCGGTCCCGGTCTCCTCGCGCACCGCGTCGGCGATCAGCCGCGCGGCGTCCAGGTGCTGCTTCACGTACGCACCCCCGTCGCCGTGCTCCTCGACGGGTCCGGAGGTGTCCGCGGAGGCGTTTGGGATCGAGTGGGTCGTGAAGGCCAGGTGCGCGCCCGCGCGGACGTCCTCGGGGAGGTCGGCGAGGGACTTCAGGACGCCGTCGATCATGGGCTGGAGGAAGCCCGGGTGGTTGAAGTAGTGCCGCAGCTTGTCGACCCTCGGCAGCTCCAGTCCCTCGGCCTGAAGGATCGCGAGCGATTCGGCGAGGTTCTCGCGGTACTGGCGGCAGCCCGAGTACGAGGCGTACGCGCTGGTGGCGAGGACCAGGATGCGCCGGCGGCCGTCGGCGACCATCTCGCGCAGGGTGTCCGTCAGATACGGCGCCCAGTTGCGATTGCCCCAGTAGACCGGCAGGTCCAGGCCGTGTTCGGCGAAGTCCTTGCGGAGGGCGTCCAGCAGGGCGCGGTTCTGGTCGTTGATGGGGCTGACCCCGCCGAACAGGAAGTAGTGCTGCCCCACCTCCTTGAGGCGTTCCTTGGGGATGCCGCGCCCCCGCGTCACGTTCTCCAGGAACGGGACCACGTCGTCGGGGCCTTCGGGGCCGCCGAAGGAGAGCAGGAGGAGGGCGTCGTAAGGATGGGCATCGAGCGCGACTGGCATGTCTTTGATCCTGCCACTCGCCACTGACAGCCGGAAACGGCGGTATGAAGGGCGGGCAGTATGATCCCCTTCCTACTGGTCGGAAACTTGCCGTTCCTGTCCGTGGCCAGCTGGGCGGCTCGGCAGGCCGGTTCCGCAGCGGGGAGGGACCCATGAGCAGCACAGCGAGCGGGAAGAGCGGCACGTGGCGCAACTGGGCGGGCAATGTCTCGGCCCGTCCCGTACGGGACGTCACGCCCGCCTCCGTCGACGAGCTCGCCGCCGCTGTGCGCCAGGCCGCCGAGGACGGGCTGAGGGTGAAGGCCGTCGGCGCCGGTCACTCCTTCACCGCCGTCGCCGCGACCGACGGTCTGCTGATACGGCCCGACCTGCTCACCGGCATCCGCAGGATCGACCGCGCGGCGGGCACCGTCACCGTGGAGGCGGGCACCCCGCTGAAGCGGCTGAACGTGGCTCTGGCCCGCGAGGGACTGTCGCTCACGAACATGGGCGACATCATGGAGCAGACGGTTTCCGGCGCGACCAGCACCGGCACCCACGGCACCGGTCGTGACTCAGCGTCGATCGCCGCCCAGATCACGGCACTTGAACTGGTGACGGCCGACGGCTCGGTCCTCACCTGCTCCGAGAAGGAGAACCCGGAGGTTTTCGCGGCTGCCCGGATCGGACTCGGCGCCCTGGGTGTCGTCACCGCGATCACCTTCTCCGTAGAGCCCCTTTTTCTGCTCACGGCCCGTGAAGAGCCGATGACCTTCGACGAGGTCACCAGCACCTTCGATGAACTCCACGCGGAGAACGAGCACTTCGAGTTCTACTGGTTCCCGCACACCGGGAACTGCAACACCAAGCGCAACAACCGAAGTGCGGGCCCGGAGAAGCCGGTCGGCAAAATCAGTGCCCTCTTCGAGGACGAGTTCCTTTCCAACGGCGTCTTCCAGGTGGCCAATACGGTGGGCCGTGCCGTGCCCGCGACCATCCCGGCGATCGCGAAGATCGCCAGCCGGGCCCTTTCGGCGCGCACATACACGGACATTCCCCACAAGGTCTTCACTTCCCCGCGCCGGGTGCGCTTCACAGAGATGGAGTACGCCGTCCCGCGCGCGGCCCTCGTCGAGACGCTGCGCGAACTGAGGGCCATGATCGACCGCTCTCACCTGCGGATCAGCTTCCCGGTAGAGGTGCGCACCGCGCCCGCGGACGACATCACGCTCTCCACGGCGTCCGGCCGCGACAGCGCGTACATCGCGATCCACATGTACAAAGGCACCCCGCACCGGGCCTACTTCACGGCCGCCGA carries:
- a CDS encoding inositol monophosphatase family protein, coding for MTDTASDPLKAELLQIALDAAHHAGAFLRDGRPDDLGVAATKSSAADVVTEMDIASEKLITGLIADLRPDDGVVGEEGASVEGSSGIQWVIDPIDGTVNYLYGLPSWAVSIAARKDGETVVGVVHAPMRGETCRAVLGEGAYVNDRPARVRPAPAFGLALVGTGFGYLAERRARQAEVVRQLIPQVRDIRRGGSAAIDLCDVATGRLDAYYERGLNPWDYAAGDLIAREAGALTGGRPGEPLSPDLTIAAPPGLFEPLQRRLEELGAWHD
- a CDS encoding ferrochelatase; the protein is MPVALDAHPYDALLLLSFGGPEGPDDVVPFLENVTRGRGIPKERLKEVGQHYFLFGGVSPINDQNRALLDALRKDFAEHGLDLPVYWGNRNWAPYLTDTLREMVADGRRRILVLATSAYASYSGCRQYRENLAESLAILQAEGLELPRVDKLRHYFNHPGFLQPMIDGVLKSLADLPEDVRAGAHLAFTTHSIPNASADTSGPVEEHGDGGAYVKQHLDAARLIADAVREETGTDHPWQLVYQSRSGAPHIPWLEPDICDHLEELHGAGVLAVVMAPIGFVSDHMEVMYDLDTEAKAKAEELGLPVRRSATVGADPRFAAAIRELVVERAATESGRDVRLCALGELGPSHDVCPVGCCPARAPKPAAAGADSPYA
- a CDS encoding D-arabinono-1,4-lactone oxidase, which gives rise to MSSTASGKSGTWRNWAGNVSARPVRDVTPASVDELAAAVRQAAEDGLRVKAVGAGHSFTAVAATDGLLIRPDLLTGIRRIDRAAGTVTVEAGTPLKRLNVALAREGLSLTNMGDIMEQTVSGATSTGTHGTGRDSASIAAQITALELVTADGSVLTCSEKENPEVFAAARIGLGALGVVTAITFSVEPLFLLTAREEPMTFDEVTSTFDELHAENEHFEFYWFPHTGNCNTKRNNRSAGPEKPVGKISALFEDEFLSNGVFQVANTVGRAVPATIPAIAKIASRALSARTYTDIPHKVFTSPRRVRFTEMEYAVPRAALVETLRELRAMIDRSHLRISFPVEVRTAPADDITLSTASGRDSAYIAIHMYKGTPHRAYFTAAERIFTAHEGRPHWGKLHTRTAEHFIGIYPRFDEFTTLRDRLDPDRRFGNDYLRRVLGP